The following DNA comes from Paracoccus methylovorus.
AGACCGCCATCACCACCCTTGGATACGGTTATTTCGAACGGCTGGTCTGGCGCGCCTTCGGTCCTGCAATTCGTGCCGGGGAATACGACATCGTGCATCGCGTGACGCCTTTGACGCCAACTGCGAACAGCCTGCTTGCGCCGCGTTGCGCCCGGGCCGGCGTGCCCTTCGTGCTGGGTCCGCTGAACGGCGGCGTGCCATGGCCCAAGGGTTTCGACAGCGAGCGGCGGCGGGAAAAGGAATGGCTGTCCTATATCCGCGGGGCCTATAAGGCGCTGCCGGGTCGCGGCGCGATGCTGCGCCATGCCTCGGCCATCATCTGCGGCTCGTTGCATACCTTGGGCGAAATCCCGCAGCAATATCGCGACAAGACCGTCTGGCTGCCGGAAAACGCCATCGATCCGGCTCGCTTCAGCCTGACCGCACCTCAGCCCGGCACCCTGCCTCTGCGCGGCTGCTTTATCGGGCGGCTCGTGCCCTACAAGGGGGCGGACATGGCGATCGAGGCGGCGTTGCCCTTGCTGCGCGCCGGGCAGATGGTGCTGGATATCATCGGCGACGGTCCGCAGGCCGAGGCGCTGCGTGCGTTGGTCGACCACGAGGACGTGGCGCAAGCTGTGCGTTTCCATGGCTGGCTGCCGCATGAACAGGTGCAGGTCACCGCCGCGCAGGCGCAGCTTTTGGTGTTCCCCTCGGTGCGGGAATTCGGCGGCGGCGTGGTGTTGGAGGCGATGGCGCTTGGCGTGGTCCCGGTGATCGCCGATTACGCCGGACCCGGCGAGTTGGTTGATGACACGACCGGCTTTCGCATTCCCATGGGCTGTCGGGCCGATCTGGTGGCGGGGCTGCGCACCCGGCTGCAGGCCATTGCCGCCGATCCCACTGTCCTGCCGGGCATCGCGGCGGCCGCGCAGGCCCGCGTCATGCACGATTTCACCTGGGCCGCCAAGGCCGCGCAGGTCGAGCGCATCTGGCGGGCGGTGCTTGCCCGGAAGCCCTTGCCGCAGGAACTGCCGTTGCCGCGCTAGGCTGGCGCGCTGCGCAGCCTCGTGCCATGCTGGCGCCATGTCGAAGTCGGAACCGAATATATGCGCCTCAAGCCTTTCCTGACCGCCATTTTTGCCGCCATGTTTCTGGCCTTGCCCGCGGCGGCGCAGGAATGCGTGGGAAAGAACCTGTTCGACAGCATGCCCCCGGCTCGGTTGGCCGAACTGCGCGCGGCGGCCGAGGGCGTGCCCTATCGTCACGGCCTGTTCTGGCGCGCAGAAAAGGGCGAGCAGCACATCACGC
Coding sequences within:
- a CDS encoding glycosyltransferase family 4 protein, whose product is MVERRLKALVIAEAANPEWVSVPLVGWSLAHALREVADVHIVTQVRNREAILRAGLVEGRDFTAIDSEKLAAPMWRAAEKLSMGKGVGWTMKTAITTLGYGYFERLVWRAFGPAIRAGEYDIVHRVTPLTPTANSLLAPRCARAGVPFVLGPLNGGVPWPKGFDSERRREKEWLSYIRGAYKALPGRGAMLRHASAIICGSLHTLGEIPQQYRDKTVWLPENAIDPARFSLTAPQPGTLPLRGCFIGRLVPYKGADMAIEAALPLLRAGQMVLDIIGDGPQAEALRALVDHEDVAQAVRFHGWLPHEQVQVTAAQAQLLVFPSVREFGGGVVLEAMALGVVPVIADYAGPGELVDDTTGFRIPMGCRADLVAGLRTRLQAIAADPTVLPGIAAAAQARVMHDFTWAAKAAQVERIWRAVLARKPLPQELPLPR